One window of Bos mutus isolate GX-2022 chromosome 29, NWIPB_WYAK_1.1, whole genome shotgun sequence genomic DNA carries:
- the LOC106700684 gene encoding spidroin-1 — MEPAGARAAPAAGSGGVGERRLAGAGGRPEAGSPRRARGLRRSVSEQRRWRAGRGAAARGRAAGPGGRVRVREGGFGFPAAEGAWRCRPGPRARAPGGEAGSVSGGHRHVFPAAAAQAEVSGGAGRARPGGGRRPRGSRRARPAQSRAAAEARARSASRAQLVPAAGGGRGAARLCAGPGSPRCGLEPRPGKLGQTASPRAGREVRARGGPGGLGHAGRRRRRARVFGARKGRGAIGVPGWSPQPGVDEQWIHLEQPCSKNTPRISPCCGNGELIPVTCGISEPPRFQTLDNLSVEVQRLFLPILFWMLRSWNAMAGMVLACSLPLAPPKYCCCCC; from the exons ATGGAGCCGGCTGGGGCGCGAGCCGCACCGGCGGCGGGGAGCGGGGGGGTCGGCGAGCGGCGGCTGGCCGGGGCGGGCGGGCGCCCGGAGGCGGGCTCCCCGAGGCGAGCCCGGGGCCTCCGGCGGAGCGTCTCGGAGCAGCGGCGGTGGAGAGCGGGGCGAGGGGCCGCGGCACGCGGGCGGGCGGCCGGGCCGGGCGGGCGCGTTAGGGTTAGGGAGGGAGGATTCGGCTTCCCGGCGGCAGAGGGCGCCTGGCGCTGCCGGCCGGGGCCGCGCGCCCGGGCGCCGGGAGGCGAGGCGGGGAGCGTGAGCGGCGGCCACCGCCACGTCTTCCCGGCAGCGGCAGCGCAGGCGGAGGTGAGCGGCGGCGCGGGCCGGGCCAGGCCGGGCGGGGGGCGGCGGCCCCGTGGTTCCCGCCGCGCCCGCCCCGCGCAGAGCCGGGCGGCTGCCGAGGCCCGGGCCCGGAGCGCGTCCCGAGCGCAACTCGTGCCGGCCGCGGGCGGGGGCCGCGGGGCCGCGCGTCTCTGCGCGGGGCCGGGGTCTCCGCGCTGCGGGCTGGAGCCGCGGCCGGGAAAGTTGGGGCAGACCGCGAGCCCCCGGGCCGGGCGGGAAGTGCGGGCGCGCGGCGGCCCCGGGGGACTGGGGCACGCGGGGCGCCGGAGGCGGCGGGCGCGGGTGTTCGGCGCGCGGAAAGGAAGGGGCGCGATCGGGGTCCCCGGCTGGAGTCCGCAG CCTGGAGTGGATGAGCAGTGGATCCACTTGGAGCAGCCTTGCTCGAAGAATACCCCCAGGATCTCTCCTTGCTGTgg AAATGGGGAACTGATTCCTGTTACATGTGGCATTTCTGAACCTCCCAGGTTTCAA ACTCTGGACAATCTCTCAGTAGAAGTTCAGAGGCTCTTCCTGCCCATCCTGTTTTGGATGCTGAGAAGTTGGAATGCCATGGCTGGCATGGTGCTG